The Amaranthus tricolor cultivar Red isolate AtriRed21 chromosome 2, ASM2621246v1, whole genome shotgun sequence genome contains the following window.
CTGTAGCTATTAACAATGCTCAAACTAGAGAAAGGCAAAAGCTTAAGCAGCTCTTTGAGGATGCTTATGAACGGTGTCGTACTGCTCCCATGGAGGGTGTTGCCTTTACGATTGAGGATTTTCATTCTGCTCTTGATAAATATGACTTTAATTCTGAATTGGGTACCAGGgtatttcttctttttccttcttttattaAATTCAATCTTCCTGGTTTATACTACACTGAATTTTCGGATTATGTTTAATTGATGTTAATGGAATGAAAATTCATGTGGACACTGATGTATTGGTTGATGTAGCGGAACCTAATTTTTTGGGATTTGGATTTCACATTTTGGttgttgtttattgattttgttttatgggTGTTTCTTTGGAGATTATATGGCAAGAATTTTTGGCTTATGtatattaattttgatgatgaaattaATGGAGTAGGAGCGTTCACGTGGATGACTATAGGGACTGGTCTATTAGTTGATTTAGCCAGCTCTAATCTTTAGGGATTAaggttttggcattgttgtttattgattttgtttcCTGGGTGTTTTCTGGAGATTATATGGCATGAATTTTTGCATGTGtatgttgattttgttgatgaaattaATGGGTAAGGAGAGTTCAAGTGGATGACCACTAAGACTAATCTATTAGTTCATGTAGTCGACCCCAATCTTTGGGTTGATGTTGGTTTTATTGTTTGTTGATTTCGTTTTATGGGTGTTTCTTTGAAATTATATGGCATGATTAGTACCTAATTATGTTGTCTTTGGTATTCTTTAATTACTCTAACGGTCCCTTTGGTTAGTGGTAATAACTGAGGGCAATGGAAATTATTTATaggtaaaatttcatcaaaagttattTGTCATTCCCattgtgatgaaactttgatcacaaaattttttttgtttataaattttcattaccacctaatgcCATCTCTTCCAATGACAATGCATTGGAATGAGATTTTCCAATGACAATGCATTGGAATGagatttatgaagaaaatgacatgattgaagttggacaagtatgGCAATTAAGAtagcaagagatttttcaactaaaattaaacTAGTTTACATTCTCATTATTACTATTTAATACTACCTGACAAACAAGCCGTAAAAGCTGTGGTGAAGTTGATATGAGATAATGGGCGAGTGACTAAGTGCAAAAAATAAGTGTATCTTTGAGATAAAACAAAAGATGCATATCATAATTTTCAGCTTAAATCTATGTTGGTTTGAACTTTACTGATGGAGTGATGTAGCCGTGATGAAGAGAAGGGTTTAAAGTCGATGATTTTGTTTTTACAATTAACTTGAGTCTATAGAGAACTATATTCACCTATGCTTCATTTCATAGCTATTAGAGGAGAGTAAGGTGCATTTTATTCCTTTGAATTTCACTTATTTGATCTTATAAGAACATCTATGTCCTTAAAACTtgtcaaaagttaaaattattttagaagaTTGGCCTCTattaccttttttctttttttttttatgaatttatctaccttgttaaaaattatttgaacaTTTCTCAATGTTTTGACCTTATTAAATCATATATGAACTTATTCTCCCTTATGAACCTCGACTTTAACTAATCTGAATCTTCTTAGTTTGAAACTTTTACTTTATGAAGTTCTATAGATGTTTGTTTTTCTAAATGCACCATTACTCACAAAACTgtttaacggcccgtttggttagtggtactaaatggtgaaaacaggaatgatttataatgtaaaatttcttcaaacatgtcattcccatggggatgaaactttgatcacaaaaacttcacctaataccacctctcccatcGGTAATGTATTAGAATGaagtttatgaagaaaatgagatgattgaaattggacgagcatgaccatcaaggtagccaagagatttttcaatcaaaattacactaattttcattttcattttcattatcaccATTTATTACTACCTACCAAATGGGTCGTTAACTTTATGGGAGGAATGATGCTACTGAAATTGAATAGAGGTATTGCGTAAAGGTAAGCCGAGGAGAATATAGCCCAAGTCCTTTGAGAAATGCCTTCATTTTTGTAGTACTTGTTTCTAACTTTGAATGCCTATTTCTGTGTCGGTGTTTAACGTCAATTAGTTTCTATGAATAAATGAGTTCAATTGCGGTGTGTATGGAAGTCACGAAGTTCTTATGCAATTGTCGGTAATTGTTAGTTGCTGGACTAAGATTAGGAATTGATTACCAAACTTTTAGCGTGCCTGCTGCTGTGTTTCATTTAGGTTTTTCATATGTATAcgtcaatttaatttttatatagcCTGCGGAAATGAGTCATTTCTCTCTTTACTTGCCTCAGGTCAAGGGTACAGTATTCTGCACAGACAACAATGGAGCACTAGTTGATATAACTGCAAAATCGTCTGCATATTTGCCTCTCCAAGAGGCTTCAATTCACAGAATAAAACATGTGCAGGAAGCTGGTATAGTCCCAGGTGTGCGGGAAgagtttgtaattattggtgaAAATCAAGCTGACGATAGCTTAATCTTGAGTTTACGAACAATCCAGTATGAGCTTGCATGGGAAAGATGTAGGCAGTTGCAAGCTGAGGACGTTGTGGTAAAGGGGAAGGTTGGTATTCTCTTATGACTTTCGATtgcatttctttttatttcaatGTGATCATCACCTACGCTCGGATTAAATAGAATGAACTGTGGCATTCCAGACACTACCGTAATTTATTGAGCCGTAAGGAAACATAATTCGCTTGTCAGTTTGCCTTTtaaattcgcgattcgctcaaaatgactcaaaaatagcctaaaaaccaaccttaattcgctttttttgatTCGCTATTTGCGAGGCgactagcgaatcatgtgacactgtttAGAACAGTAAAAGATCTAGAGTTCCATTGCACTTTTTGCTCTTTTAAATTGAATATATGAATACTAAACTCTAATCCAAAGAATTAGCTTCCGattcttagatttttttttttgtgggctATATAACGAAAAAGCCTAAATAGTGTTCCTATATTACAATGGTTCATGTTTTTGCTTTCTTGACTTCAGATTGTTGGAGCAAACAAAGGTGGAGTGGTGGCTTTGGTCGAGGGCCTACGTGGCTTTGTGCCCTTTTCGCAAATATCTTCAGTTAGTTTCTTCCATCCTATTACGTTTTCTCGTCCTTCCCCCATCCTTAGCTAAGTGTCATATATCGGTGTCTTATTTTTCAAACACTGCTTGTCTGGTTGATCTCCATGGATAAAAAATTTACACCTCCTTCGGTATAGAAAAGAGAATACCTTTGTTTAATTACTGGTCTTAAACCCGTAGCAACTTGTTATTTAGGTAATAGACTATAGTATAATAGTTCAAACATGTACACTTGTTATTTAggtaaagttgttaaaattttttCATCAAGGATCGATctgaaacaacctctttgttttcTCAATGATAGGTTTGCGTACATTCGACCCACCAAATTCCACCTAAGTGGGATCCACTTAATGGAATCGGAGTGATTGAATATTGTTATTGGTGTATCTTGAATGCTCAATGCTTTTGGTTGATTGTTTATTCAGTGTATCATTGACTCTCCTCTTATACCCGAGCGTCTATAATATGCTTGCATGTTTCTGTACCAGAAATCCACTGCAGAAGAACTTCTTGAGAAAGAGCTCCCCTTGAAATTTGTTGAGGTTGATGAGGAACAATCCCGGTTGGTACTAAGTAACCGCAAGGCCATGGCTGACAGCCAGGCACAGCTTGGTATTGGATCTGTTGTTACAGGAACTGTTCAATCTCTTAAAC
Protein-coding sequences here:
- the LOC130804331 gene encoding 30S ribosomal protein S1, chloroplastic, whose amino-acid sequence is MAALAQQLAAGLRCPSLSNSHLSKPFSPKHTLNKSRLSPIVSAVAINNAQTRERQKLKQLFEDAYERCRTAPMEGVAFTIEDFHSALDKYDFNSELGTRVKGTVFCTDNNGALVDITAKSSAYLPLQEASIHRIKHVQEAGIVPGVREEFVIIGENQADDSLILSLRTIQYELAWERCRQLQAEDVVVKGKIVGANKGGVVALVEGLRGFVPFSQISSKSTAEELLEKELPLKFVEVDEEQSRLVLSNRKAMADSQAQLGIGSVVTGTVQSLKPYGAFIDIGGINGLLHVSQISHDRVSDIATVLQPGDTLKVMILSHDRERGRVSLSTKKLEPTPGDMIRNPKLVFEKAEEMAQTFRQRIAQAEAMARADMLRFQPESGLTLNSEGLLGSLNSDLPAEGIDLSAVPLADE